One Gossypium hirsutum isolate 1008001.06 chromosome A11, Gossypium_hirsutum_v2.1, whole genome shotgun sequence genomic window carries:
- the LOC107923613 gene encoding LOW QUALITY PROTEIN: protein SPIRRIG (The sequence of the model RefSeq protein was modified relative to this genomic sequence to represent the inferred CDS: inserted 2 bases in 2 codons), translating to MFQGSKGKKMKWVSLLKDIKEKVGLAQSPTPTATATTVSSSSSAAASSSNRDTSASSTLYDYVSSPSSRDKHELELDFKRFWEEFRSSNSEKEKEVVLNLTIDAFCRLVKQHANVAQLVTLLVETHIFSFVVGRAFVTDIEKLKISSKTRSLDVLKVLRFFSEVTEGGFSPGSNLLTAVEMLVSGPIDKQSLLDSGIFCCLIHVLNALLSPDEANQRLKINYTEEPMLAEKDSAADVGQARRLEVEGSVVHIMKALASHPLAAQSLIEDDSLMLLFQMVANGSVTVFSKYKEGLVSLHIIQLHRHAMQILALLLVNDDGSTAKYIHKHQLIKVLLMAVKDFNPDCGDPAYTVRIVDLLLECVELSYRPEASGVRLREDIRNAHGYHFLVQFVLVLSSMPQNQGIQSIYLKPHVDNDQGHAFDEAPAMDFIGKEDPSTEHLSPTLTRLLDILVNLAQTGPAENRTSKNSHTKASGHSISQTSTTDRLGDKWEQGNNKVKDLEAVQMLQDIFLKAESRDLQAEVLNRMFKIFSSHIENYKLCQQLRTVPLLILNMAGFPSALQDIILKILEYAVTVVNCVPEQELLSLCCLLQQPIASELKLTILXFFVKLLSFDQQYKKVLREVGVLEVLLDDLKQHKFLLGPDEHGGGASQLERKSSSSSFQKHLDNKDVIITSPKLMESGSGKFPIFEVESTVAIGWDCMVSLVKKAEANQAAFRSANGLTTVLPFLVSNVHRPGVLRILSCLITEDAMQGHPEELGSLVEVLKSGMVTSDSGHQYKLQSDAKCDTMGTLWRILGVNNAAQRVFGEATGFSLLLTTLHSFQGDGPSEEPSLLVYFRVFTYLLRLMTAGVCGNTINRTKLHAIISSHTFYDLLSESGLLCVDYEKQVIHLLLELALEVVLPPFMTPESAISADMAENESTSSVLTTSSGLVNPDKERIYNAGAVRVLIRSLLLFTPKVQVEVLDLIGKLARSCPFNQENLTSVGCVELLLETIQPFLSSSSPLLSYALKIVEILGAYRLSASELQALVRYILQMRLMKSGHTIVDMMERLILMEDTALENVSLAPFVEMDMSKTGHASVLVSMGERSWPPAAGYSFVCWFQFQNFLRTQAKETDPAKSGPSNDQRILRMFSVGAVNNENTFYAELYLQEDGVLTLATSNSCSLSFSGLELEEGRWHHLAVVHSKPNALAGLFQASVAYVYLDGKLRHTGKLGYSPSPIGKPLQVAIGTPVTSARVGDFTWRLRSCYLFEEVLTPGCICVMYILGRGYRGLFQDADLLRFVPNQACGGGSMAILDSLDAELAVPPGMQKLDSASKQENSKADGSGIVWDLDRLGNLTFQLSGKKLIFAFDGTCAEAVRASGTSFLLNLVDPLSAAASPIGGIPRFGRLNGDIYICRQCVIGDTIRHIGGMSVILALVEAAETKDMLHMALSFLACSLHHNSQNVKDMQTYRGYHLLALFLRRRMSLFDMQCLEIFFQIAACEASFSEPKKVERIQTFISSTASIHETGFEDLNFTKFRDETSSVGSLVDMDDFSAXKDSLSHISELENTDMSVETSNCIVLSNADMVEHVLLDWTLWVTAPVSIQIALLNFLEHLVSMHWYRNHNLTVLRRINLVQHLLVTLQRGDVEVPVLEKLVVLLGVILEDGFLASELENVVRFVIMTFDPPELKPQHQIMRESMGKHVIVRNMLLEMLIDLQVTIKTEEMLEQWHKIVSSKLITYFLDEAVHPTSMRWIMTLLGVCLASSPTFALKFRTSGGYQGVMRVLPSFYDSPDIYYILFCLIFGKPVYPRLPEVRMLDFHALMPSDGGHLELKFVELMESIIAMAKSTFDRLSMQSILAHQTGNISQLVAELVEENVDMSGELQGEALMHKTYAARLMGGEASAPAAATSVLRFMVDLAKMCPPFSAACRQAEFLESCIDLYFSCVRSAHTVKMARELSTKTEERNLNDCDDGSSQNTFSSLPAEQEQSSKTSISSGSFPQAQVSSSSEEMPVASNYMAEDKEEMKHTSSQEELNKSLQEDVQVILSVEGDSVDQVSATSSTNDFNFHGIKDNPTIRPPDSQSSASLVIPDSPILSEKSSSKIPHSPSSSPLVVLTSWLSVNQNESKNPIITPTSMDSSVSGFDQSSDLKCGSQGPTVANMTFSVTPNLLLEMDDSGYGGGPCSAGATAMLDFIAEVLADFLTEQIKAAQVVESILEMVPLYVEAESMLVFQGLFFTRLMNFVERRLLRDDEEDDKKLDKTKWSSNLDALCWMIVDRVYMGALPQPGGVLKTLEFLLSMLQLANKDGRIEEAAPTGKGLLSIARGSRQLDAYVNSILKNTNRMILYCFLPSFLITIGEDDLLSSLGLLMESKKKLPINSSQEDPGIDISTVLQLLVAHRRIVFCPSNFDTDLNCCLCVNLISLLRDQRRNVQNMAIDVIKYLLVHRRASLEDLLVSKPNQGQHLDVLHGGFDKLLTGSLLSFFDWFQNSEQMVNKVLEQCAAIMWVQYIAGSAKFPGVRIKGMEGRRKREMGRRSRDTSKVDLKHWEKVNERRYALEEVRDTMSTELRVVRQDKYGWVLHAESEWQTHLQQLVHERGIFPIRQSSMPEDPQWQLCPIEGPYRMRKKLERCKLRIDSIQNVLDWQMELGETEFSKVKNEDGPDVSDSDSEAIFNLLNDSVEQNGVDTELYDESLYKESYDVKDVTSVRDGWNYDRDSSGNEEASLHSALEFGGKSSAVSVPISDSIPGKSEHGSPRLSSSVKMDEVKVAEDKSDKELNDNGEYLIRPYLEPLEKIRFRYNCERVVGLDKHDGIFLIGELCLYVIENFYIDSSGCICEKECEDDLSVIDQALGVKKDVMGCMDFQSKSASSCPSPPKTLVGGRAWAYNGGAWGKEKVVSSVNLPHAWRMWKLDSVHEILKRDYQLRPVAVELFSMDGCNDLLVFHKRERDEVFKNLVAMNLPRNSLLDTTISGSTKQESSEGGRLFKIMAKSFSKRWQNGEISNFQYLMHLNTLAGRGYSDLTQYPVFPWVLADYESENLDLSDPKTFRKLDKPMGCQTPEGEEEFKKRYESWDDPEVPKFHYGSHYSSAGIVLFYLLRLPPFSVENQKLQGGQFDHADRLFNCIRDTWFSAAGKGNTSDVKELIPEFFYMPEFLENRFNLDLGEKQSGEKVGDVVLPPWAKGSAREFIRKHREALESDFVSENLHHWIDLIFGYKQRGKAAEEAVNVFYHYTYEGSVDIDSVTDPSMKASILAQINHFGQTPKQLFLKPHVKRRSDRKLPPHPLKHSAFLVPHEIRKSSSSISQIVTFNEKILVAGANTLLKPRTYAKYFAWGFPDRSLRFMGYDQDRLLSTHENLHGGNQIQCAGVSHDGHILVTGADDGLVSVWRISEDGPRASRRLLLEKVLCGHTAKITCLRVSQPYMLIVSGSDDCTVIIWDLSSLVFVRQLPEFPAPVSAVYVSDLSGEIVTAAGILLAVWSINGDCLAVISTSQLPSDSILSVTSCTFSDWQDTNWYVTGHQSGAIKVWHMVHCTDQDKTNSKSNMIGTGGLDLGKSPEYRLVLQKVLKFHKHPVTALHLTSDLKQLLSGDSSGHLLSWTLPDESLKSSFNQG from the exons CAGAGACAAACATGAATTGGAGTTGGACTTCAAGAGATTCTGGGAAGAGTTTCGCTCATCCAATTCTGAAAAG GAGAAAGAAGTGGTCTTGAACTTGACTATAGATGCCTTTTGTAGATTAGTCAAGCAGCATGCCAATGTAGCCCAATTAGTCACCTT GTTAGTAGAAACACATATATTCTCTTTTGTTGTGGGAAGAGCATTTGTAACGGATATTGAGAAGTTAAAAATTAGCAGCAAAACAAGATCTTTGGATGTACTGAAAGTTCTACGGTTTTTCTCAGAAGTCACTGAG GGTGGCTTCAGTCCCGGTTCAAATTTGTTGACTGCTGTTGAAATGCTTGTGTCTGGG CCTATTGATAAACAATCTCTCCTTGATTCTGGGATATTTTGCTGTCTCATACATGTTTTGAATGCGCTTTTGAGTCCTGATGAGGCCAACCAGAGGCTGAAAATTAATTACACTGAGGAACCAATGCTAGCTGAAAAGGATTCCGCTGCTGATGTTGGGCAAGCCCGCCGACTTGAG GTAGAAGGAAGTGTGGTGCATATTATGAAAGCATTGGCAAGCCATCCTTTAGCAGCACAGAGTTTGATTGAGGATGATTCTCTGATGTTGCTATTTCAGATGGTTGCCAACGGGTCTGTAACAGTCTTCTCTAAGTATAAGGAAGGTCTTGTTTCACTGCACATCATACAACTTCATAGACATGCTATGCAG ATCCTTGCACTTCTTTTGGTCAATGATGACGGAAGCACGGCCAAATACATTCACAAACATCAGCTG ATTAAAGTGCTTTTAATGGCTGTTAAGGATTTTAATCCAGATTGCGGGGACCCTGCCTACACTGTTAGGATTGTGGACTTGTTACTTGAATGTGTGGAATTGTCCTATAGACCAG AGGCCAGTGGTGTCAGGCTTAGGGAAGATATACGTAATGCCCATGGTTATCACTTCCTTGTTCAGTTTGTTCTAGTTCTGTCTTCAATGCCACAGAATCAAGGCATTCAATCTATTTATTTGAAGCCTCATGTTGACAACGATCAGGGTCATGCTTTTGATGAAGCTCCGGCTATGGATTTCATAGGAAAAGAGGACCCTTCTACTGAACATCTCTCACCCACTTTGACTAGGCTACTTGATATTCTTGTTAACCTAGCTCAAACAGGTCCTGCTGAAAACAGAACGTCAAAAAATTCTCACACCAAGGCCAGTGGTCATAGCATAAGTCAAACATCAACTACTGACAGACTTGGTGATAAGTGGGAACAGGGAAATAATAAAGTTAAAGACCTTGAAGCTGTTCAGATGTTGCAGGACATTTTTCTCAAGGCAGAAAGCAGGGATTTGCAGGCAGAAGTATTAAACagaatgtttaaaatattttcaagtcATATTGAAAACTATAAGTTGTGTCAGCAATTGAGGACTGTTCCTCTCTTGATATTAAATATGGCTGGATTTCCTTCAGCGTTGCAAGATATAATTCTGAAAATTCTCGAATATGCTGTGACCGTGGTGAATTGCGTTCCTGAGCAAGAGCTGCTTTCTCTATGTTGCTTATTGCAGCAACCAATTGCATCCGAATTAAAGCTCACCATCC TCTTTTTTGTGAAGCTCTTATCGTTTGATCAGCAATACAAGAAAGTCCTACGAGAAGTAGGTGTGCTGGAAGTCCTTTTAGATGATCTGAAGCAACATAAGTTTCTTTTGGGTCCCGACGAGCATGGTGGTGGTGCCAGTCAGTTGGAGAGAAAATCCAGCTCGAGCAGCTTCCAGAAACACTTGGACAACAAGGATGTTATTATTACTTCACCCAAGCTCATGGAATCTGGTTCAGGAAAGTTCCCTATATTTGAAGTTGAGAGTACAGTTGCTATTGGCTGGGATTGTATGGTTTCATTAGTGAAGAAAGCTGAGGCCAACCAAGCTGCATTTCGATCCGCCAATGGTTTGACCACAGTTCTTCCCTTCTTGGTGTCCAACGTTCATCGTCCTGGTGTCCTACGGATATTGTCATGTTTGATCACTGAAGATGCTATGCAG GGTCATCCTGAAGAATTAGGATCACTTGTTGAAGTTTTAAAGAGTGGAATGGTTACAAGTGATTCAGGACATCAATACAAGCTTCAAAGTGATGCAAAATGTGATACAATGGGAACCTTGTGGCGCATTCTAGGAGTAAATAATGCTGCTCAGAGAGTCTTTGGTGAAGCCACTGGATTTTCTCTTCTGCTAACCACCCTCCATAGTTTTCAGGGTGATGGTCCCTCAGAAGAACCTTCTTTATTAGTTTACTTCAGAGTCTTCACATATTTATTGCGCCTTATGACAGCAGGGGTGTGTGGTAATACTATTAATAGGACAAAACTGCATGCTATCATATCATCACACACATTTTATGATCTTCTATCTGAGTCTGGCTTGCTGTGTGTGGATTATGAGAAGCAAGTGATACATCTATTGTTGGAACTTGCTCTTGAAGTTGTCCTTCCACCTTTCATGACACCAGAGAGTGCCATATCAGCAGATATGGCTGAAAATGAGTCCACTAGTTCTGTTTTGACCACTTCATCTGGTTTGGTTAATCCTGACAAGGAGCGTATATACAATGCTGGTGCTGTTAGAGTTCTGATCCGTTCGTTGTTGCTTTTCACTCCTAAGGTGCAAGTAGAAGTGCTGGACCTTATTGGGAAACTTGCTCGGTCTTGCCCCTTCAATCAAGAAAATCTCACCTCCGTAG GTTGTGTGGAACTTCTTCTGGAGACAATTCAACCCTTCCTTTCAAGCTCATCGCCGTTACTCTCTTATGCTTTGAAGATTGTAGAGATTCTAGGGGCATATAG GTTGTCTGCATCTGAGCTCCAAGCACTTGTAAGATATATTCTGCAAATGAGGCTGATGAAGTCAGGTCATACAATTGTTGATATGATGGAGAGGTTAATTCTCATGGAAGATACGGCCTTGGAAAATGTTTCTTTGGCTCCATTTGTTGAGATGGACATGAGCAAGACTGGGCATGCTTCGGTTCTGGTGTCCATGGGAGAAAGATCTTGGCCTCCTGCTGCTGGATATTCATTTGTTTGTTGGTTTCAGTTTCAAAACTTTTTGAGAACACAAGCAAAAGAAACTGATCCTGCCAAATCTGGTCCTTCAAATGACCAGCGTATCCTCCGGATGTTTTCTGTGGGTGCAGTAAATAATGAGAATACTTTCTATGCAGAACTCTATCTTCAAGAAGATGGTGTTCTTACCCTTGCCACCAGCAATTCTTGCTCCTTATCATTTTCTGGATTAGAACTGGAAGAAGGCCGGTGGCATCACCTTGCTGTTGTTCATAGCAAACCAAATGCTCTTGCTGGACTATTCCAAGCTAGTGTTGCCTATGTTTATCTTGATGGGAAGCTAAGACACACAGGAAAATTAGGATATTCACCCTCTCCCATTGGAAAACCTTTGCAGGTAGCTATTGGGACTCCAGTTACTAGTGCAAGGGTTGGTGACTTTACATGGAGACTCCGCTCTTGCTATCTCTTTGAGGAAGTGCTCACACCAGGTTGTATTTGTGTCATGTACATTCTTGGTAGAGGATATAGAGGGCTTTTCCAAGATGCAGATCTTCTCCGTTTTGTTCCCAACCAGGCTTGTGGTGGTGGTAGCATGGCTATCTTAGATTCATTAGATGCTGAATTGGCTGTACCTCCTGGAATGCAGAAACTTGACAGTGCAAGCAAGCAGGAAAACTCTAAGGCAGATGGAAGTGGAATTGTGTGGGATTTGGATAGATTAGGAAACCTTACGTTTCAGCTCTCTGGGAAAAAACTCATATTTGCATTTGATGGAACATGTGCGGAGGCTGTTCGAGCATCTGGTACATCTTTCTTGCTCAATCTGGTCGATCCCTTGTCAGCTGCTGCTTCTCCCATTGGAG GTATACCACGATTTGGGCGTCTTAATGGGGATATCTATATCTGTAGGCAATGTGTTATTGGTGATACCATCCGGCATATTGGTGGGATGTCTGTCATTTTGGCACTTGTTGAGGCTGCTGAGACTAAGGATATGCTCCATATGGCCCTTTCATTTCTTGCTTGTTCACTTCATCATAATTCTCAAAATGTAAAAGACATGCAAACATACAGGGGATACCATCTACTAGCTTTATTCCTGCGTCGAAGGATGTCGTTATTTGATATGCAGTGTCTTGAGATATTTTTCCAGATTGCTGCATGTGAAGCATCATTTTCTGAACCAAAAAAAGTGGAACGAATCCAAACTTTTATATCATCTACTGCATCCATTCATGAAACTGGCTTCGAGGATCTTAATTTCACAAAGTTCCGTGATGAAACATCTTCAGTTGGATCTCTTGTTgacatggatgatttttctg CAAAGGATTCATTAAGTCATATTTCGGAGCTAGAAAATACTGATATGTCTGTTGAAACTTCAAATTGCATTGTCTTGTCAAATGCGGATATGGTAGAACATGTTTTGCTTGACTGGACACTGTGGGTAACTGCCCCGGTTTCCATTCAAATTGCACTGTTAAATTTTCTAGAGCATCTTGTTTCCATGCATTGGTACAGGAATCACAACCTTACGGTTCTTCGACGAATCAACCTTGTTCAACATTTACTGGTAACGTTGCAGCGTGGTGATGTTGAAGTTCctgttttggaaaaattagttGTACTACTTGGGGTCATATTGGAAGATGGGTTCCTGGCATCTGAACTAGAAAATGTGGTTAGGTTTGTTATTATGACATTTGATCCACCTGAGCTGAAACCACAACATCAAATAATGCGTGAATCCATGGGAAAGCATGTCATAGTCAGGAATATGCTTTTGGAGATGCTTATAGATCTTCAAGTGACGATCAAAACAGAAGAGATGCTTGAGCAGTGGCATAAAATTGTCTCCTCtaaattaataacatattttCTTGATGAAGCTGTTCATCCTACTAGTATGAGATGGATCATGACTCTTCTTGGTGTGTGTCTGGCATCTTCTCCCACTTTTGCTCTTAAATTTCGCACAAGTGGAGGTTATCAAGGTGTAATGCGTGTGCTTCCCAGTTTCTATGATTCTCCTGATATATACTATATCTTATTCTGTCTGATATTTGGGAAGCCTGTTTATCCAAGATTGCCAGAAGTCCGTATGCTGGACTTTCATGCACTAATGCCAAGTGATGGAGGCCACTTGGAGTTGAAATTTGTAGAACTAATGGAATCTATAATTGCTATGGCAAAATCTACCTTTGATAGGTTAAGCATGCAGTCAATACTTGCTCACCAAACTGGAAATATTTCCCAACTTGTTGCAGAACTGGTGGAGGAAAATGTAGACATGTCTGGGGAGCTTCAAGGTGAAGCTCTCATGCACAAGACATATGCTGCACGCTTAATGGGTGGAGAGGCATCTGCTCCTGCTGCTGCAACATCAGTTCTGAGATTTATGGTTGATTTGGCAAAGATGTGCCCTCCCTTCTCTGCTGCTTGCAGACAAGCTGAGTTTCTAGAAAGCTGCATTGACCTCTATTTTTCTTGTGTTAG GTCTGCTCACACTGTGAAGATGGCAAGAGAGCTCTCTACAAAGACAGAAGAGAGGAATTTAAATGATTGTGATGATGGTAGTTCACAAAATACATTCTCTAGCTTGCCTGCTGAGCAGGAACAGTCTTCCAAGACATCAATTAGTTCTGGAAGTTTCCCTCAAGCACAGGTCAGTTCAAGTTCTGAAGAGATGCCTGTTGCTTCGAATTACATGGCCGAAGATAAAGAAGAGATGAAGCATACTTCATCTCAGGAGGAACTAAACAAATCATTGCAGGAAGATGTGCAAGTTATTCTGAGCGTAGAAGGCGATAGTGTTGATCAGGTTTCTGCCACTTCAAGCACAAACGACTTCAATTTTCACGGTATCAAAGACAATCCTACAATTCGGCCACCAGATTCCCAGAGTTCTGCATCTCTTGTTATCCCGGATTCTCCTATTTTATCTGAGAAATCTAGTTCCAAAATCCCCCACTCTCCCTCTTCATCTCCCCTGGTTGTTCTGACTTCTTGGTTAAGTGTAAACCAGAATGAATCCAAAAATCCCATAATCACCCCAACTTCCATGGACTCTTCTGTTAGTGGTTTTGATCAATCCTCAGACTTGAAGTGTGGTTCTCAAGGGCCAACAGTTGCAAATATGACATTTTCTGTtacaccaaatcttcttctggAGATGGATGATTCTGGCTATGGTGGTGGCCCTTGTTCTGCTGGTGCAACTGCTATGTTGGATTTTATAGCTGAAGTGCTTGCTGACTTTTTAACAGAGCAAATAAAAGCAGCACAAGTTGTGGAGAGCATCTTGGAAATGGTTCCACTATATGTTGAAGCTGAATCCATGTTGGTTTTCCAAGGTTTATTTTTTACTAGATTAATGAACTTTGTTGAAAGGCGTCTCTTGCgtgatgatgaagaagatgataaaaagcTGGATAAGACCAAATGGTCCTCAAACTTAGATGCTTTATGCTGGATGATTGTTGATCGTGTTTACATGGGTGCTCTTCCCCAACCTGGTGGTGTGCTGAAAACTCTGGAGTTTTTGTTATCAATGTTGCAATTAGCAAACAAAGATGGTCGAATTGAAGAAGCAGCTCCAACAGGCAAGGGTCTTTTGTCTATTGCAAGAGGAAGCAGACAACTTGATGCTTATGTAAATTCAATTCTTAAGAATACAAATAGGATGATACTGTACTGCTTCCTACCATCATTCCTGATCACTATAGGAGAAGATGATCTCCTTTCCTCCTTGGGTCTGCTGATGGAATCTAAGAAAAAATTGCCAATAAACTCTTCTCAAGAAGATCCAGGGATTGATATCTCCACAGTTTTGCAGTTATTAGTTGCTCACCGACGAATTGTATTCTGTCCTAGCAATTTTGATACTGATCTAAATTGTTGTCTCTGTGTaaatttaatttctctacttCGTGACCAGCGGCGAAATGTTCAGAACATGGCAATTGATGTTATAAAGTATTTGTTGGTTCATCGAAGAGCTTCTTTGGAAGACTTGCTTGTCTCTAAACCTAACCAAGGACAGCACCTAGATGTACTGCATGGTGGTTTTGACAAATTGTTGACTGGAAGCTTATTGTCTTTCTTTGATTGGTTTCAGAACTCTGAACAGATGGTAAATAAAGTACTGGAGCAATGTGCGGCAATAATGTGGGTACAGTATATTGCTGGCTCAGCAAAATTTCCTGGAGTAAGAATTAAAGGCATGGAAGGTCGTCGTAAGAGGGAAATGGGAAGAAGATCACGAGATACTTCCAAGGTTGACCTAAAACACTGGGAGAAAGTGAATGAAAGGAGATATGCATTGGAGGAGGTTCGTGATACAATGTCCACTGAGTTAAGAGTTGTCCGTCAGGATAAGTATGGATGGGTTCTCCATGCTGAGAGCGAATGGCAAACCCATCTCCAGCAACTTGTACATGAACGTGGAATATTCCCAATTCGTCAATCCTCTATGCCAGAAGATCCTCAGTGGCAACTTTGCCCCATTGAGGGACCATACAGGATGCGCAAAAAGCTTGAGCGCTGTAAATTGAGAATTGATAGTATCCAAAATGTTCTTGATTGGCAGATGGAATTAGGCGAGACTGAGTTCTCCAAAGTGAAAAATGAGGATGGTCCTGAtgtttctgattctgattctgaagcAATATTTAATCTTTTGAATGATAGTGTTGAACAGAATGGTGTTGACACTGAGCTATATGATGAGTCATTGTATAAAGAGTCATATGATGTGAAGGATGTAACATCTGTTAGAGATGGATGGAATTATGACAGAGATAGTAGTGGGAATGAAGAAGCTAGTCTTCACTCAGCCCTTGAGTTTGGTGGGAAATCCAGTGCAGTCTCTGTCCCTATATCTGATAGCATACCTGGAAAATCTGAACATGGATCTCCTAGGCTGTCATCTTCTGTTAAAATGGATGAAGTCAAAGTTGCTGAGGATAAATCAGATAAGGAACTAAATGATAATGGTGAATATTTAATCAGACCTTATCTGGAACCTCTTGAAAAGATAAGATTCAGATATAACTGTGAGCGAGTAGTGGGTCTTGACAAACATGATGGCATATTTCTGATTGGGGAGCTTTGTTTGTATGTAATAGAGAACTTTTACATTGACAGTTCTGGTTGCATCTGTGAGAAGGAATGCGAAGATGATCTCTCTGTTATTGATCAGGCATTGGGTGTAAAGAAGGATGTTATGGGTTGTATGGATTTCCAGTCAAAATCAGCTTCATCCTGTCCCTCACCTCCCAAGACATTGGTAGGGGGCAGGGCCTGGGCCTACAATGGTGGTGCatggggaaaggagaaagtggtCAGCAGTGTTAATTTACCTCACGCTTGGCGTATGTGGAAGCTTGATAGTGTTCATGAGATTTTGAAGCGTGATTACCAGCTTCGTCCTGTTGCTGTTGAGTTATTCAGCATGGATGGATGTAATGATCTCCTGGTGTTTCACAAAAGAGAGAGAGATGAAGTATTCAAAAATCTGGTTGCAATGAATCTACCGAGGAACAGCTT GTTGGATACGACCATTTCAGGATCTACAAAACAGGAAAGCAGTGAGGGTGGCCGTCTTTTTAAAATAATGGCTAAATCTTTCTCAAAGAGGTGGCAAAATGGAGAAATCAGCAATTTCCAGTACCTCATGCATCTCAATACCTTGGCGGGACGTGGATACAGTGATCTTACTCAATACCCAGTCTTTCCATGGGTTCTTGCTGACTATGAGAGTGAAAATCTGGACTTGTCAGATCCCAAAACCTTCCGCAAACTTGACAAACCAATGGGTTGTCAGACACCAGAAGGGGAAGAGGAATTTAAGAAAAG ATACGAAAGCTGGGATGACCCTGAGGTCCCAAAATTTCATTACGGTTCCCATTATTCTAGTGCTGGCATTGTTCTCTTTTATCTTCTTCGCTTGCCTCCATTTAGTGTGGAAAATCAGAAGCTACAGGGTGGCCAGTTTGATCATGCTGATCGTCTTTTCAATTGCATAAGAGACACTTGGTTCAGTGCTGCTGGGAAGGGTAATACATCAGATGTGAAAGAACTGATTCCAGAATTCTTTTACATGCCTGAATTTTTGGAAAATCGCTTCAACCTTGACTTGGGGGAGAAGCAGTCAGGGGAAAAG GTTGGAGATGTTGTCCTACCTCCTTGGGCTAAAGGCAGTGCTAGGGAGTTCATCAGGAAGCATAGAGAGGCCCTAGAATCTGATTTTGTCTCAGAAAATCTGCACCATTGGATAGACCTCATTTTTGGATATAAACAAAGGGGAAAG GCGGCTGAAGAAGCTGTTAATGTTTTCTACCATTACACATATGAAGGAAGTGTAGACATAGACTCGGTTACAGATCCTTCAATGAAAGCCTCCATTCTAGCTCAGATCAATCATTTTGGACAGACACCTAAGCAACTATTCCTCAAACCCCATGTGAAAAGGCGGTCTGACAGAAAGCTTCCTCCTCATCCGCTGAAGCATTCAGCTTTTCTTGTTCCACATGAAATACGGAAAAGCTCTTCTTCCATTTCTCAAATTGTCACTTTCAATGAGAAAATTCTTGTTGCTGGGGCAAACACATTGCTTAAACCTAGAACATATGCCAAATATTTTGCATGGGGGTTTCCTGATCGCAGCTTGAGATTTATGGGCTATGACCAAGATCGTCTCCTTTCAACACATGAGAATCTTCATGGTGGCAACCAAATTCAGTGTGCTGGTGTTAGTCATGATGGTCATATTTTGGTGACTGGCGCCGATGATGGTTTAGTTTCTGTTTGGAGAATCAGTGAGGACGGTCCCCGTGCCTCTAGACGATTGCTGTTGGAAAAAGTGCTTTGTGGTCATACAGCTAAAATCACATGTCTTCGTGTCAGTCAGCCTTACATGCTGATTGTGAGTGGATCAGATGACTGCACTGTTATCATATGGGACCTAAGCTCATTAGTATTTGTTAGGCAACTGCCTGAGTTCCCAGCACCAGTTTCTGCAGTTTACGTGAGTGATTTATCTGGGGAAATTGTGACGGCTGCTGGAATTCTGCTTGCTGTTTGGAGCATCAATGGGGACTGTCTAGCAGTAATTAGTACATCCCAGCTGCCATCTGATTCTATACTTTCTGTTACAAGCTGTACCTTCTCTGATTGGCAGGACACAAACTGGTATGTAACGGGTCACCAGAGTGGGGCTATTAAGGTCTGGCATATGGTTCACTGCACTGACCAAGATAAGACCAACAGCAAGTCAAATATGATTGGAACAGGAGGATTAGATTTGGGCAAGTCTCCAGAATACAGATTGGTGCTCCAGAAGGTCCTGAAGTTCCATAAACATCCAGTTACTGCTCTTCACTTAACGAGTGACCTGAAGCAGTTGCTGAGTGGTGATTCTAGTGGGCATCTGCTGTCTTGGACATTACCGGATGAGAGCTTGAAATCCTCTTTCAATCAAGGGTGA